Proteins encoded within one genomic window of Oryza brachyantha chromosome 7, ObraRS2, whole genome shotgun sequence:
- the LOC102701740 gene encoding 60S acidic ribosomal protein P2A-like — protein sequence MRFVAAYLMATMGGNPSPSKDDVRAILASVGADVVGDRDANAKLDLLFAQVAGKDVAELIAVGSEKFAFAPCGGAAAAAAAPSAGAAAEEKEKEEEEEEEEEKAVEKVEEEDDDDDIVFSLFDEE from the coding sequence ATGAGGTTCGTGGCGGCGTACCTGATGGCCACCATGGGCGGCAACCCGAGCCCCAGCAAGGACGACGTGCGCGCCATCCTCGCCTCCGTcggcgccgacgtcgtcgGCGACCGCGACGCCAACGCCAAGCTCGACCTCCTCTTCGCGCAGGTCGCCGGCAAGGACGTCGCCGAGCTCATCGCCGTCGGGAGCGAGAAGTTCGCCTTCGCGCCATGCGGtggcgcagccgccgccgccgccgctccgtcggccggcgccgcggcggaggagaaggagaaggaggaggaggaggaggaggaggaggagaaggctgtggagaaggtggaggaggaggacgacgacgacgatatTGTGTTCTCCCTCTTCGACGAGGAGTAA